AAACCAACATGTTGCATTCGTGAAATGGATTTGCCTTATTTTTCCATGCAACTACGATTTTTGAGTTCAAACAAGGAGGCTTCGTCTCCTTTGCATGCACCTAACCCTAAGTGAACCCCAACAGATCAAAAGTGAGTGAGGAAGTCACAAGGATCGAGGAACCATGAGGATCCGATACACCGATAGATCACAGTGAATATTGCTTCCTTCTGCCTCCATCTTCCACATAATCAATGCCCTTTTTTGCTCTACACATTTTCTTACCCTTACATGTGCCTTGAATGCCCCCAATATGCTTCTTACAAATGCCCTACTCTTGAGCGTTGTGATTTTGTTCCTTCCCACTTGTAGCCACATGCTCCACATTCGTTATGCCACCATGACGACCACTAGGGCTCCCTTTGCACATCGTTGATTTTTTAATCTAGAGTACAAAATAGTTGTTATTTATAGGCAATTTTATTACTATGTGCAAAAGGTATTATTTGTCACATGGAAGTGAGGAGAAGTATTCTCTTTGTTGAACTAGTCACCTTATTTATCACCCATTAGAATTCAAGCAATGAATAATTTGGGTTTAGttaaatcaatgacttcattaccATTTTTAATCATATGAAAAGTATGTAGATGGCTAAAACAAATAGGGGAAGAGCACAAGTAGCTGTTATAGTTCTAATAAccgttcactccttgcacacccaaccccAATTAccaactttaaagaaaccaaattTTATGATAACTAAAAGTCCATAAATAGacttcacatgtaccaatagtcgcctaccttttagcatttttggagcataattagcccatttgtgcATGAATGCCCTAGCAATCGTGCACaaagtattgacaattttaagtgcacggttattggggcatcttttagtaggtgacactttgaaatgtgtactttttgacacTTGGGCGCATAATGGATCTCACAACATGCATCATTATTAACCAGAAcctagaacaatagctataagtagttaagttgcaTGCAAATATTACACAAAAGAAAAATCGTTAAAATCCAATATGCCATTTAGGCTCAAGTTAGCTATAACAATTATTGGTACACTTTCCCTATCTTTCCACCAAAATAttgctttaaaaaaaaacttgATCGAATTTCTTTTCCAGCTCATTGTCATGATGATGGATCAAAAAATATGATCTAATATATGAACCAAAAAAATACATctaatcaaatccaaaaactttaAATACTCAATAAATATTGATATTACTCTCAATTAATGATAAAACTGAATACTATATGTACAAATTTGTTTGGAGGACAGTAGTAGTACTGATAAGATAAACCAGATCAAGTGAAATGTGTTTCAGTTACTGCTTATATGCCCACTCCCACGGGTCCAGCCATCCGTTTAGAATTTTAAAAGACACGTAATTGTCATAAATGTCTTGTGAGAATCTGGGCGGGTCCTGCGTGAATCGTCCAGTTAGTATAAAGCACTTCGGGTGTCTTCTCATTTCCAATCTAAATTAGAAAGAGATATGTCTAACAGGGACGAAGGATTTCTGTAGCACTTAGCCTGTGTACAAGAACTAAAAGAAAGGCGAAAGCCCATATAAGCCAGAAAAAGCATTTCCATTTTACACGCCTTTTGCACAGTTCTCTGATTGTCTGTCTTTTTGCTTTGGCTGTATTTTGAGGAAGGTGCAGGTAAAGGCAGGGTTGAGTATGGAAGTAGAAAAGGGGCAGAGCGAAGCAGAGAGCAATCTTCTGTCTCTGGCCAAGGGAAACCCTGATGCAGGCGCTGAATTTGTTTTGCAGTCCAAAGGTATAATATATTTTGCCTTTCCTTTTCACTCCCTCATAGGTAGTTTGCTATGTCAAATTGGATAAACTCACCACTCTGTTTGGACGTAGTCATTCGAATAAGAACCATTTTTTGGTTGGTGGTTTGAAATGAAGGGTAAGGAAGAAAAATTCTTAGGCAACAGTGACAAGTAAATCCCCAGGGACCTATACtaagatatattgatttgatcTAGAAACACAACTCTGCTCTTTTAAACTTATCTTCAATTCTATTTGACAATGTCAATTTCGTTTTTGTTTTAAGAAATGTATTGATTAAAAAGATTGATCAGGGACATGGTGGCACGCTGGGTTTCATTTGACGACAGCAATAGTCGGACCGACTATTCTGACGCTGCCTTACGCCTTCCGCGGCATGGGATGGGCGTTGGGTCTCTTTTCCCTCTCCGCTGCTGCAGCTGTCACTTTTTACAGCTATTTTCTCATGTCCAAAGTACTCGATAACTGCGAGAAGCAGGGGCGTCGGCACATTCGATTCAGAGAGCTCACAAGAGACGTCCTTGGTAAATTTGTATCCTATCTTCATAACCCACATTCAAATTGCACGCTATCTGCTTATATGTGTGATTAATTGTGTGAAATAGGCTCTGGTTGGATGTTTTATCTGGTGGTCTCCATTCAAACCACAATTAACATGGGAGTGGGCGTCGGATGTATCCTTCTCAGTGCCGATTGTATGGAGGTACACTAACCCAATCGCCTCTCTTCTAGCTTTTGACATGAATTGGGCTTCTAATTGTGTAATTTTGCCTTGTACAGATCATTTACTCAAACATACAGCTACATGGAGACCTCAAATTGAATCATTTTATAATCATAGCGGCTGGAATCGTGATAGTGTTCTCTCAGCTACCGTCGTTTCATTCCCTCCGTTACATCAATTTGGGGTCGCTGGTGCTGAGCTTGGGGTACACGTTGTTGGTCGTCATTGCATGTATACATGCAGGTAATATCATTTCTCGCCCAATTCATTCAAATGTCGAAAGAGGAAGAGGAAGCGGCTATGCAGTAATATAAAGTTTTACTCATATAAGAGTAAAGTAATGTATCAATAATGTGCTCCTTATATGCTTGAGGTTTATATGACTGCATTGTCATTAAGGAAGCTGTTATACAGTCATATAAATCATCAGTtctataaacataaaataataatcAGAAAATATGTACCTTATATTCTTAACCATATGACTGCATAGCCTGTTCCATCAAAATAAGGCTACTAATTTGTTGGTGGTTCGTACCGGGCAGGGTATTCTCACCATCCACCCCACCCGCAAAGGGATTACTCGCTCAAAGGTACAAAAGTGGGGCGACTATTCAATGCATTCACCGCCATGTCTATCCTCGGAAGTGTATTCGGCAACGGTATTCTTCCAGAGATTCAGGTTAATTTTCTGCCTCGAATTCTCACCAGAACTTATGATTTAATTGAATTTTGGTTTGGTGGTGCATTGGTGAATGGTAACCTGGATATTCTGAAGGAGGTTACAAACATTGTATCCTGTTTTTGTTTGTAAGATTGGCATTAATTTTCTATGGTTTGTTTAGGTTAAGGAAGATTGATTTTGGATTTGTATGGGTTAGTTTTCAAATCGATTCATATTTACTAATTCATTATCAAAAAGTGGAGAGCAATTAGAAATATGGATTGATTTTGGATTTGTGTATTTCAGTTTATTAGTTAAATCATACttagtaatctatcatcaaaaagtGAAGAGTGATTAGAAACATCTATTGAAAAGCTAAAATAAATCCAGAAACAATCTCACCAAATTTCCATTATATGATCCAAAAGAtaagtaggggaagagcaccactagccgtcatagctaactttgcgcagccacagatcctaaacggtacatcggattttgatttttttttttagttgtcttcgtatgcgacttaactgtttatagctattgatctggcttttgggtagtaacgatgcacgttgtggaatcagttatgcgcacaaaggtcaaaatgTACACATTTCAAAttgtcgcctgatacctaactaaagatgttctagtaaccgtcaactcaaaatcgctagtacttgttgacaaatgtcccaatagtggtgcacaaatgttccaatagtggtacacaaatgggacaaatgttccaatagctgtgcacaaatgggccaattaattacaaaaaatgattggctattggtacaaaataaatttattaatggtgttttcactatgacggctattatgggatcaacatgacaataaggtgacggttattggaactatgttatctattggtgctcttcccctattctACATTTAATTTCCTGTAACCAATTCTCATCATAActttaatttaattgaattttgatttGGTGGGGCCTTGGTGAATGGTAAGCTGGATATCATGTGACTTTTGTAAATGCAGTGTCAGTTATGTAGTTGGCACGAGTTTTCTACACATTATATTGATTTTGGATTTGAATGCGTTAGTTGTTTAATCCAATCATATTTAGTAAGTGATGATTAAAAATGTAGATTGATTTTAGATTTGTGTAATTTAGTTCTTAATCAAATCACACTAATGATttatcatcaaaaaatatgaaaGATTAGaaacttaaaataaaaaatgaaacaattAAATCTACAATCAATCTTATTTAATCTAGATTATATGATGAAATAAATAATTATTCTACATTTACCTACATAAAACAAgactttataaaaaaattacatcattcaatTTCACTAGGGCAATTTCACTGGAATATGGATTATAATTGTCCGCATACCAAAGCTTTTAATGGGGTAGGTAGCTCTGTGCTGGATTGTTATAATGGAATTATCTTTAGCACGATACCCATTATTGTAAAGGAGCTGACAGATATTCAACAAAAGGAAATCTTATCAATGAAAAATGGTAAATCTTGCAGGCCACTGTAGCTCCTCCGGCCACAGGAAAGATGCTCAAAGGCTTATGTATGTGCTACGCAGTAATGCTTGTGGCATGCTACAGTGTGGCAGTATCGGGCTACTGGGCATTTGGCAACACTGCGCAGTCTAACATATTGCAAAGTCTGCTGCCCAAAGAAGGCCCCGCCCTTGCACCCACATGGTTGCTCGGCCTCTCTGTTCTTTTCGTACTCCTCCAGCTTTTTGCAATAGCACTGGTAACATATAATCAATATCTCCttacattttttggattttttctttaGAACGGAAACTGATCCGTGTGTGTATGTAAATAAGGTGTATTCTCAAGTAGCTTACGAGATCATGGAGAAGAAATCAGCAGATGTTAAGAAGGGGATTTTTGCAGCCCGAAACTTAATTCCTAGGTTGTTGCTGAGAACAGTGTATATAGTGATTTGTGCGGTGATTGCAGCCATGCTGCCATTTTTTGGAGATATAAATGCGCTGGTGGGTGCCATGGGCTTTATTCCACTGGACTTCATTCTTCCCATGCTTCTCTACTACAAGAGCTTCAAGCTCGCTACCAATTCCTCAATTTACTGGATAAACAGCGCTATTATGGTGATTTTCACAGGTGTTGGGATAATGGGTGCCATCTCCTCAGTGCGCCAAATAGCCATTGATGCTAAACGATTTCGCATTTTTAGCAATAATATGTTGGATTGATGCGGCTAATTTCATTAGCTGAGCATGCCCAGCAAATTTTGAGGAATTCTCACTCTGTTGAAATCAAATCCATTTTGTCATTATCAGTAAAAGGATCAAATGAATTCTCTACTGAAAAAGTCTGTAATTTTGATTCTAGCAACTTTAAGTGAAATATATTTAGAAACCGAATCAGCGACTTTTAAGATTTGTTTAGTCAATGAATAACCTCAGATGGACAGAGAATATCTTGTGGTCAGTGGCTGCTCTACTGCTCAGATTAGGAGGCTTTTGGTCCCCTCATGAGTACTGCGAAATTTAAAACACCAATGGAGCTTTCATATTCCGGAGTTCTACCTCTTGTACTAATCTCCTAGT
This genomic stretch from Cryptomeria japonica chromosome 8, Sugi_1.0, whole genome shotgun sequence harbors:
- the LOC131032309 gene encoding probable GABA transporter 2, whose translation is MEVEKGQSEAESNLLSLAKGNPDAGAEFVLQSKGTWWHAGFHLTTAIVGPTILTLPYAFRGMGWALGLFSLSAAAAVTFYSYFLMSKVLDNCEKQGRRHIRFRELTRDVLGSGWMFYLVVSIQTTINMGVGVGCILLSADCMEIIYSNIQLHGDLKLNHFIIIAAGIVIVFSQLPSFHSLRYINLGSLVLSLGYTLLVVIACIHAGYSHHPPHPQRDYSLKGTKVGRLFNAFTAMSILGSVFGNGILPEIQATVAPPATGKMLKGLCMCYAVMLVACYSVAVSGYWAFGNTAQSNILQSLLPKEGPALAPTWLLGLSVLFVLLQLFAIALVYSQVAYEIMEKKSADVKKGIFAARNLIPRLLLRTVYIVICAVIAAMLPFFGDINALVGAMGFIPLDFILPMLLYYKSFKLATNSSIYWINSAIMVIFTGVGIMGAISSVRQIAIDAKRFRIFSNNMLD